One Pseudoalteromonas undina genomic region harbors:
- a CDS encoding MarR family winged helix-turn-helix transcriptional regulator: protein MSFEQLKLKNQLCHRLYMASNSIARAYRESLTELNLTYPQYVVMMALWEQDEVTIAELIDKTAIDGGALTQILKKMTSKSLLNVIKDEHDKRKRLVQLTHTGQSLKLKAADIPKTIFCKFDSIDTNQAQQLMQLLDLIVSDLSTQTEDESVDAKDSPKLVQT from the coding sequence ATGTCGTTTGAACAGTTAAAATTAAAAAATCAGTTATGCCATCGTTTATATATGGCGTCTAACAGCATAGCCCGTGCCTATCGGGAGTCTCTAACAGAGCTTAACCTTACCTATCCTCAGTATGTTGTTATGATGGCGCTTTGGGAGCAAGATGAAGTAACCATCGCCGAACTAATCGATAAAACCGCAATTGATGGTGGCGCGCTTACTCAAATATTAAAAAAGATGACCAGCAAGTCACTGCTTAACGTTATAAAGGACGAACACGATAAGCGTAAGCGTTTGGTGCAATTGACTCACACCGGCCAATCTTTAAAACTTAAAGCTGCTGATATTCCAAAAACAATTTTCTGTAAATTTGACAGTATCGACACTAACCAAGCACAGCAATTAATGCAGTTACTCGATTTAATCGTTAGCGACTTAAGCACCCAGACTGAAGATGAAAGTGTCGATGCTAAAGACAGTCCCAAGTTAGTGCAAACCTAG
- a CDS encoding organic hydroperoxide resistance protein: protein MNVLQNVAYTAKARATGGREGVAKSDDGRLDVNLSTPKGLGGDDGQGTNPEQLFAAGYAACFIGALKFVAGSEKVALPSDTYINSEVSIGAIEGGFGIAVKLAVSLGDMDKAAAQELVNKAHQVCPYSNATRGNIEVELSVI from the coding sequence ATGAATGTATTACAAAATGTAGCTTATACAGCAAAAGCTAGGGCAACAGGCGGACGTGAAGGGGTAGCTAAATCGGATGATGGTCGTTTAGATGTTAACTTATCAACGCCTAAAGGGTTAGGTGGTGACGATGGGCAAGGCACTAATCCAGAGCAATTATTTGCAGCAGGTTATGCAGCGTGTTTTATTGGCGCACTTAAATTTGTAGCCGGTAGCGAAAAAGTTGCTTTACCAAGCGATACTTACATTAACTCTGAAGTGTCTATTGGTGCTATTGAAGGCGGTTTTGGTATTGCTGTAAAACTTGCTGTATCACTAGGTGATATGGACAAAGCAGCGGCGCAAGAGCTGGTAAATAAAGCACATCAAGTATGCCCATACTCAAACGCAACACGCGGTAATATTGAGGTAGAACTTTCAGTTATTTAA
- a CDS encoding metalloregulator ArsR/SmtB family transcription factor codes for MEQLNPLQFYKCLADDTRLKAMLLISHEQELCVCELVAALELSQPKVSRHLAQLRQCGLLSDRKQNQWVYYSINKALPEWAENVLAQTRSANIEFYNDDLNRLNAMGNRPERAANCC; via the coding sequence ATGGAACAACTCAACCCACTACAGTTTTATAAATGCTTAGCTGACGATACGCGCTTAAAAGCCATGCTGCTAATTAGCCATGAGCAAGAATTATGTGTATGCGAGCTTGTGGCTGCCCTTGAGCTTAGCCAGCCTAAAGTATCTCGTCATTTAGCCCAGCTTAGGCAATGTGGCTTATTGAGCGATCGTAAGCAAAATCAATGGGTGTATTACAGTATTAATAAAGCCCTACCAGAGTGGGCTGAAAATGTACTAGCACAAACCCGTAGCGCTAATATTGAATTTTATAACGATGATTTAAATCGACTCAATGCAATGGGTAACCGCCCTGAGCGTGCAGCAAACTGCTGTTAA
- a CDS encoding ArsJ-associated glyceraldehyde-3-phosphate dehydrogenase, translating to MTIKVGINGFGRMGRLTLRAALDWPEIEFIKINDVAGDAKTHAHLLEFDSVHGRLAHNVTASAHSFSVGKHTIAVTNNKNIDDTDWSDCDVVIEASGVMKTTELLNHYLAQGVKRVVVTAPVKEDGILNVVMGVNDDLYNPDEHKIVTAASCTTNCLAPIVKVLQEKVGIKHGSMTTIHDITNTQTIIDAPHKDLRRARSCGTSLIPTTTGSATAITHIFPELKGKLNGHAVRVPLTNASITDCVFELEHGVTQDEVNEWFYQAAEGTLKGILGYEEKPLVSIDYKTDPRSCTIDALSTMVINNTQLKLYAWYDNEWGYANRTAELMLKVAKSDVVN from the coding sequence ATGACAATTAAAGTAGGGATTAATGGTTTTGGCCGTATGGGGCGCTTAACATTGCGTGCTGCACTTGATTGGCCTGAAATTGAATTTATTAAAATTAATGATGTTGCTGGCGATGCTAAAACGCATGCACATTTACTCGAATTTGATTCAGTACATGGGCGCTTGGCACACAATGTAACAGCATCAGCGCACAGCTTTAGTGTAGGTAAACACACCATTGCTGTAACTAATAATAAAAACATTGATGATACTGATTGGTCAGATTGCGATGTAGTCATTGAAGCCAGCGGTGTGATGAAAACCACCGAATTATTAAATCACTACCTAGCTCAAGGTGTAAAACGTGTGGTAGTGACTGCACCGGTGAAAGAAGACGGTATTTTAAATGTAGTGATGGGCGTAAATGATGATTTATATAATCCTGATGAGCATAAAATTGTTACAGCGGCATCATGTACAACAAACTGTTTAGCGCCAATTGTTAAAGTACTACAAGAAAAAGTGGGTATTAAACACGGCTCTATGACTACTATTCACGATATAACTAACACCCAAACTATTATTGATGCCCCACATAAAGACTTACGTCGAGCTCGCTCATGTGGTACCAGTTTAATTCCCACCACAACAGGCAGTGCTACGGCTATTACGCATATTTTCCCTGAGCTTAAAGGGAAACTTAATGGCCATGCTGTTCGTGTACCACTTACTAATGCATCAATTACCGACTGTGTATTTGAGCTTGAACACGGTGTTACGCAAGATGAAGTAAACGAGTGGTTTTATCAGGCTGCAGAGGGCACATTAAAAGGGATTTTAGGTTATGAAGAGAAGCCACTTGTGTCTATTGATTATAAAACCGATCCGCGTAGTTGTACTATTGACGCGCTTTCTACCATGGTGATTAATAATACCCAGCTTAAATTATATGCTTGGTACGATAATGAGTGGGGATATGCAAACCGTACCGCCGAACTTATGCTAAAAGTAGCAAAAAGTGATGTAGTTAATTAG
- the arsJ gene encoding organoarsenical effux MFS transporter ArsJ encodes MFAQLSDLPQAIKQYLIITGNYWAFTLTDGALRMLVVLYFHQLGYDALAIAMLFLFYEVFGVITNLVGGWLGAHLGLNKTMNIGLGIQLVALAMLCVPSDWLGVFYVMAAQALSGIAKDLNKMSAKSAIKYLVPDDETGQSKLYKWIALLTGSKNTLKGIGFFLGGLLLTLVGFKGALFVLIALLGVAWLVSLIYLKGDMGKAKNKPKFKELFSKSRAINLLSAARLCLFAARDVWFVVALPVYLAAQFNWDHWWVSGFMALWVIAYGAVQSQAPKITGNSANKIDVLNKAYYWAIALTGVTFILAVLMQFNIAIHISLLIGLLVFGAAFAVNSSLHSYLIVSLAKSDAVSLDVGFYYMANATGRLVGTVFSGLVYKLYGLQACLWVSVSLLFVVVLVTLRLNKQS; translated from the coding sequence ATGTTTGCTCAACTTAGTGATTTACCTCAAGCGATAAAACAATATTTAATTATTACCGGTAATTATTGGGCGTTTACTTTAACCGATGGGGCGCTGAGAATGCTGGTGGTGCTGTATTTCCATCAGCTAGGATATGATGCACTTGCCATCGCTATGCTGTTTTTGTTTTATGAAGTGTTTGGGGTGATCACTAACTTAGTGGGGGGGTGGCTTGGCGCGCATTTAGGCTTAAATAAAACCATGAATATTGGCTTAGGCATACAGCTTGTTGCCTTAGCTATGTTATGTGTACCTAGTGATTGGCTGGGCGTTTTTTACGTTATGGCTGCACAAGCGCTCAGTGGTATTGCCAAAGATTTGAATAAAATGAGTGCTAAAAGCGCAATTAAGTATTTAGTGCCTGATGACGAAACAGGGCAAAGTAAACTATATAAATGGATTGCGTTACTAACCGGTTCAAAGAATACGCTCAAAGGCATAGGCTTTTTTTTAGGTGGGTTACTATTAACTCTAGTGGGTTTTAAAGGCGCATTATTTGTCCTGATTGCTTTATTAGGCGTTGCTTGGTTGGTTAGCCTTATTTACTTAAAAGGTGATATGGGTAAAGCCAAAAATAAGCCTAAATTTAAGGAGTTATTTTCAAAATCCAGAGCCATTAATTTACTCAGTGCTGCGCGATTATGTTTATTTGCTGCACGTGATGTATGGTTTGTAGTTGCGCTACCTGTTTATTTGGCCGCTCAGTTTAACTGGGATCATTGGTGGGTAAGTGGTTTTATGGCACTGTGGGTTATTGCCTATGGAGCTGTGCAGTCACAAGCCCCTAAAATAACCGGTAATTCGGCTAATAAAATCGATGTGCTTAATAAGGCATACTACTGGGCCATTGCTTTAACGGGGGTGACTTTTATATTAGCAGTGCTCATGCAGTTTAATATTGCTATTCATATTAGTTTGCTCATCGGTTTGTTAGTTTTTGGTGCGGCCTTTGCAGTTAATTCCTCTTTACATAGTTACCTTATAGTCAGCCTTGCTAAAAGCGATGCAGTATCACTTGATGTGGGCTTTTATTACATGGCTAATGCAACCGGTCGACTGGTTGGGACAGTATTCTCAGGATTAGTGTATAAACTATATGGATTACAAGCTTGCTTGTGGGTAAGTGTTAGCTTGCTTTTTGTTGTTGTGTTAGTGACTCTGCGACTAAATAAGCAAAGTTAA
- a CDS encoding methyl-accepting chemotaxis protein encodes MREIALAKKLLWISVGSILLTVVLFSGILWSKLSSSNANTSAEAETLIVNEVDGRLTANAAAYGEKIAAFINEAYRIPFSLGSILEDADKASIKRDSVVSLNRSILESNDVISSIYSQFEKNGFDGKDSEFTQGYNHSVAGAGTLEIYFTKNSNGLVEQQVVEDAEEKYADKINEFGLREAEWYLCAKDKLKPCIMEPYLYEITPGYSEMMTSLVVPVIKSGKFVGVTGADITLPVFQKLTEELSKALYDGKAKVTLLSHLGLIVGTSHYKEKLGRPLKEAVSAKSYESYKALKGTKGINKQGAEIMVSYPIEIKLADVKWMLLIEVPAELAFEGPIQLTAGMSEAAKELGVIILITGTVIAVLAFIVMKLVVGSVVAPLRQIQERVDNLASSEGDLTQTLHVDTHAELIALAGGFNKFLSKLRELISELKAVSDQTKHQGEVTSNIAVETKHNVQAQFKEIESVVTAMNEMSATALEVAKASEQSAQQADEINTLVVSSESSLSSAMTQVKTMSEEIKEANQAVEKVASRSNDITQILDVIRTISEQTNLLALNAAIEAARAGDHGRGFAVVADEVRALASKTRSSTDDISSLIDSLLSEVGNASTVIEKGVVRAETAVDETSTAFDALHSVVVKVDEITNQITHIATAAEEQSLVTEEINRNLTIISDAASQLSDLSAQAGDSSEELNKLVAQQDSELNKLKT; translated from the coding sequence ATGCGGGAAATAGCGTTAGCAAAAAAGTTATTATGGATAAGCGTCGGAAGTATACTTTTAACGGTAGTACTATTTTCAGGCATACTTTGGTCTAAACTCTCATCGAGTAATGCCAACACTTCTGCAGAAGCTGAGACTCTAATTGTTAATGAGGTCGATGGGCGATTAACAGCAAATGCAGCCGCCTATGGTGAAAAAATTGCCGCCTTTATTAATGAAGCTTACCGAATACCTTTTTCACTTGGTAGTATTTTAGAAGATGCCGATAAAGCCTCAATAAAGCGTGATTCAGTTGTTTCTTTAAATCGTTCAATATTAGAAAGTAATGATGTTATTTCCTCTATTTATTCACAGTTTGAAAAAAATGGTTTTGATGGTAAAGATAGTGAATTTACTCAAGGATACAATCACTCTGTTGCCGGTGCTGGAACATTAGAAATTTATTTTACCAAAAACAGCAATGGTTTGGTTGAGCAACAGGTTGTAGAAGACGCGGAAGAAAAATACGCGGATAAAATAAACGAATTTGGTTTACGTGAGGCAGAGTGGTACTTGTGTGCTAAAGACAAGCTAAAACCATGCATTATGGAACCCTACTTGTATGAGATTACACCGGGTTACTCAGAAATGATGACCTCACTTGTTGTTCCTGTTATTAAATCAGGCAAGTTTGTAGGCGTTACAGGGGCGGATATAACTTTACCTGTATTTCAAAAACTAACAGAAGAACTTTCAAAGGCGCTTTACGATGGCAAAGCAAAAGTAACGTTACTTAGTCATTTGGGTTTAATTGTTGGTACAAGTCATTACAAAGAAAAATTAGGCCGCCCACTAAAAGAAGCTGTTAGCGCTAAAAGTTATGAGAGTTACAAAGCACTAAAAGGCACTAAAGGAATAAACAAACAGGGCGCTGAAATAATGGTGTCTTACCCGATTGAAATTAAGCTTGCTGATGTGAAATGGATGCTGCTAATTGAAGTACCCGCTGAACTTGCCTTTGAAGGACCTATTCAATTAACTGCGGGCATGTCTGAGGCTGCAAAAGAGCTGGGTGTGATTATTTTGATCACTGGGACTGTGATTGCGGTATTGGCATTTATAGTAATGAAGCTTGTAGTAGGCAGTGTTGTGGCTCCTCTTAGACAAATTCAGGAGCGGGTTGACAACTTAGCAAGCTCTGAAGGTGATTTAACACAAACTCTGCATGTTGATACTCACGCTGAGCTTATAGCTCTGGCTGGAGGATTTAATAAGTTTTTATCAAAACTTCGTGAATTGATCAGTGAGCTTAAAGCGGTCTCAGATCAAACCAAGCACCAAGGTGAAGTTACCTCAAATATTGCGGTAGAAACCAAGCATAATGTGCAGGCACAGTTTAAAGAAATTGAAAGTGTGGTTACTGCAATGAACGAAATGAGCGCGACAGCACTTGAAGTGGCAAAAGCTTCAGAGCAGTCGGCGCAACAAGCTGATGAAATTAACACCTTAGTGGTTAGTAGCGAATCGAGCTTATCATCGGCTATGACGCAAGTTAAAACCATGTCTGAAGAAATTAAAGAAGCTAATCAGGCAGTAGAAAAAGTAGCATCGCGTAGTAATGATATTACTCAAATACTTGATGTGATCCGAACTATCTCTGAGCAAACTAACTTATTAGCACTAAACGCAGCTATTGAGGCTGCACGAGCTGGGGATCACGGACGTGGTTTTGCCGTTGTTGCTGATGAGGTTAGAGCTTTAGCATCTAAAACGCGCTCCTCAACCGATGACATTAGTAGTTTAATCGATAGCTTACTTTCAGAAGTGGGTAATGCATCAACTGTTATCGAAAAAGGTGTAGTACGCGCCGAAACTGCAGTAGATGAAACCTCAACAGCTTTTGATGCACTGCACAGTGTGGTTGTGAAAGTAGATGAAATAACCAATCAAATTACTCATATTGCAACGGCTGCTGAAGAGCAAAGCTTAGTCACCGAAGAAATAAATCGCAACTTGACGATAATTTCTGATGCTGCTTCACAGCTTTCTGATTTATCTGCTCAAGCAGGCGATAGCAGCGAAGAGTTAAATAAACTAGTTGCGCAGCAAGACTCTGAGCTTAATAAATTAAAAACCTAG
- a CDS encoding TetR/AcrR family transcriptional regulator produces the protein MANKVKFEREQVVYAASQLFWEKGFHATSTRDLQDAINMRPGSIYAAFGSKEGLYCEAIKNYAKQMQSLIDERLVSCSSILEALQDFVEYVVISSQSHTPSSICMLVKANNEFVDKDSYLYQISVELMIDFEHYLTELFTNAIANKELSGNTSAIDYARFFQIQFTGLRSYFNRPNVEKLAKPMIENMFSLMKSL, from the coding sequence ATGGCCAATAAAGTTAAATTTGAACGCGAGCAAGTTGTTTATGCCGCTAGTCAATTATTCTGGGAGAAGGGCTTTCATGCTACATCTACCCGCGATTTACAAGATGCAATTAATATGCGTCCAGGCAGCATTTATGCGGCATTTGGCTCTAAGGAAGGTTTATATTGTGAAGCGATAAAAAATTATGCCAAGCAAATGCAAAGCTTAATAGATGAACGTTTAGTATCATGCAGCAGTATTCTTGAAGCATTGCAAGACTTTGTAGAATATGTTGTTATTTCCTCACAAAGTCATACTCCAAGTTCTATCTGCATGTTAGTTAAGGCAAATAATGAGTTTGTTGATAAAGACAGCTATCTTTATCAAATCAGCGTAGAGCTGATGATAGACTTTGAACATTACCTTACTGAACTATTTACAAACGCTATAGCTAATAAAGAGCTCAGTGGAAATACCTCGGCTATAGATTATGCTCGTTTTTTCCAAATACAATTTACTGGTTTACGTAGTTATTTTAATCGACCAAATGTAGAAAAGTTGGCCAAACCAATGATCGAAAACATGTTTTCACTCATGAAGAGTCTTTAG
- a CDS encoding carboxymuconolactone decarboxylase family protein → MDEFTLYTQENASEEAQPLLADSIAAFGMLPNLHAVMAEAPALLKGYQVLHELFQKTSFNAKELTVVWQSINVEHACHYCVPAHSGIAAAMKVDKSIVDALVNKTPLEDVKLEVLRETTLEMTRERGVLSQSQQDKFFAAGYTKQQLLEIVLGLAQKVMSNYTNHLADTPVDDAFKKFVK, encoded by the coding sequence ATGGACGAATTTACCTTATACACACAAGAAAATGCATCAGAAGAAGCACAACCTCTATTGGCAGACTCTATTGCTGCTTTTGGTATGTTACCCAACCTTCATGCTGTAATGGCTGAGGCGCCAGCCTTACTTAAAGGCTACCAAGTACTGCATGAGCTATTTCAAAAAACATCATTCAATGCAAAAGAATTAACCGTTGTTTGGCAGTCAATTAATGTTGAACATGCGTGTCATTATTGCGTGCCAGCACATAGTGGTATTGCTGCTGCTATGAAAGTTGATAAAAGTATTGTTGATGCGCTAGTTAATAAAACGCCATTGGAGGATGTAAAACTTGAAGTTCTTCGTGAAACAACCCTTGAGATGACACGCGAACGAGGTGTGCTAAGCCAGTCACAGCAGGATAAGTTTTTTGCCGCTGGCTATACAAAGCAACAGCTTTTAGAAATTGTATTGGGTCTTGCGCAAAAGGTGATGAGTAATTACACCAATCATCTTGCAGATACGCCAGTGGATGATGCGTTTAAGAAATTTGTAAAATGA
- a CDS encoding DUF1294 domain-containing protein translates to MIKSTLIIFSSVFIALLWLAYLNHKIEMFVPIYISLLSGITFLYYAWDKRKAVQSNRKQVSRIPERHLHLCALLGGWPGALIAQQTLRHKSQKRVFIVILWLCIAVNLSLGSYVWYVYY, encoded by the coding sequence TTGATAAAAAGTACCTTAATTATATTTTCGAGCGTGTTTATAGCTTTACTATGGCTTGCTTATTTAAATCATAAAATTGAGATGTTCGTACCGATATATATTTCACTACTCAGTGGTATTACATTTTTATATTATGCGTGGGACAAACGAAAAGCAGTACAGTCGAATCGCAAGCAAGTAAGTCGTATACCTGAACGACATTTACATCTCTGTGCTCTATTGGGAGGATGGCCTGGTGCACTTATAGCGCAGCAGACTTTAAGGCATAAGTCACAAAAGCGTGTATTTATAGTGATATTGTGGCTGTGTATAGCGGTGAATTTAAGCTTGGGTAGTTATGTATGGTATGTTTATTATTAA
- a CDS encoding PEGA domain-containing protein yields MKNLSLLAAALILSGCSATSKTSKTEDVVIEPTPQVSEESAPISLTVITNPADSRVRIMNIVPVYQDAIELDAGKYDIEVSKAGYVTYRKWVTVDKKTILTIELDEKQLSQSAQ; encoded by the coding sequence ATGAAAAATTTAAGCTTACTAGCTGCAGCCCTCATACTCTCAGGCTGTTCAGCAACATCTAAAACCAGCAAAACTGAAGATGTCGTTATTGAGCCAACCCCTCAAGTGAGCGAAGAAAGTGCACCAATATCACTTACGGTTATTACTAACCCAGCTGATTCTAGAGTACGGATAATGAATATAGTGCCTGTATATCAAGATGCAATTGAACTAGATGCTGGTAAATATGATATTGAAGTAAGTAAAGCGGGCTATGTAACTTATAGAAAATGGGTAACGGTTGATAAAAAAACCATTTTAACTATAGAGCTCGATGAAAAACAGTTAAGCCAATCAGCGCAATAG
- a CDS encoding serine/threonine-protein kinase — protein sequence MSSTNDHNDKTQIASLDSNTKKTSNIRKQNLLGKKISGRYLIEELIGQGGMCYIYRARDTFLESSNRSEATVAIKVLQEEFSSSEEAISLLKDETAKTQQLSHPSIVKVYSADSDGDLYYVTMELIEGETLEQIIKRNKPSGLAFKKAKIILEQLTNALIYAHSRGVIHNDLKPSNIIFDSNGNLKVLDFGIAKHKSLDDQYAVKNDSELATIGGYTPTYASPEQLKGSEASVKDDVFSFACIAYELLSSKHPFNRVAADKVPKNTAVKKPSNCPILLWNNLNKALVLNANQRLESLEPILKSLTTNLKPAIFASVASIAIIGLIAQNYYSSSDNTKQLQAQLDNAKAINQQVEAWMSWQGPTILNKLEQIPPQYEVLKQGLLRSNQQSILESFNDEANQFNNIAGRKFKDFDKIIAVYSDALDYYPDSEKLSMQLESVLRERQSIIFDITARIDLLLEQSRYNEEQPNSIAHLVSDLKEVDKTYRYQPTDLHLDNFTVALNTAIESDDVITQKVLLNVGKIVFTNNKKADELLANLMQRESAINALTAYQQKVNLGEQADFPRADAVVFYGPKFQRFSAQLETIEDHKALMEFEEFIKSESTALPNDFSLLVSLRKELSRRYISTANDLMKKRMYKAAERLVEKSEAITQSLDNML from the coding sequence ATGAGTAGTACTAATGATCACAACGATAAAACTCAGATTGCTTCCCTAGACTCAAACACAAAAAAAACGTCAAACATTCGCAAGCAAAACCTACTTGGCAAAAAAATATCTGGCCGCTACTTAATTGAAGAGCTGATTGGCCAAGGCGGTATGTGCTACATTTATCGGGCGCGCGATACTTTTTTAGAAAGCAGTAATCGCTCAGAAGCCACAGTAGCAATTAAAGTACTTCAGGAAGAATTTTCAAGCTCTGAAGAAGCTATTTCATTACTAAAAGATGAAACAGCAAAAACACAGCAACTTTCCCACCCAAGTATTGTAAAAGTGTACTCAGCAGATTCTGATGGCGATTTATATTATGTCACTATGGAGTTAATTGAAGGGGAAACACTGGAACAAATTATTAAACGTAATAAACCCTCAGGTTTAGCGTTTAAAAAAGCAAAAATTATTTTAGAGCAATTAACCAATGCGCTAATTTATGCCCACTCGCGAGGCGTAATTCATAACGACCTTAAGCCCTCAAATATTATTTTTGACTCTAACGGCAACCTTAAGGTGCTTGACTTTGGTATTGCCAAACACAAAAGCTTAGACGATCAATACGCTGTAAAAAATGACAGTGAACTGGCAACTATTGGCGGCTACACCCCAACATATGCAAGTCCTGAGCAATTAAAGGGTAGTGAAGCATCAGTAAAAGACGATGTTTTTTCTTTTGCCTGTATTGCCTATGAACTACTTAGTAGTAAACACCCATTTAACCGTGTTGCTGCAGACAAAGTACCTAAAAATACAGCAGTTAAAAAACCAAGTAACTGCCCTATTCTTTTGTGGAACAATTTAAATAAAGCATTAGTTTTAAATGCGAATCAAAGGCTTGAATCATTAGAGCCCATTTTAAAAAGTCTCACAACAAACTTAAAGCCAGCCATTTTTGCAAGCGTCGCCAGTATCGCCATTATTGGTTTAATTGCGCAAAATTATTACTCAAGCTCAGATAATACAAAACAATTACAGGCACAACTCGATAATGCCAAAGCGATTAACCAACAAGTAGAAGCGTGGATGTCTTGGCAGGGGCCAACTATTTTAAACAAACTTGAACAAATTCCACCACAATATGAAGTGCTTAAACAAGGGTTACTAAGATCAAACCAGCAAAGCATATTAGAGAGCTTTAATGATGAAGCTAATCAGTTTAATAATATTGCAGGTCGTAAATTTAAAGATTTCGATAAAATCATAGCCGTCTACTCTGATGCATTAGATTATTACCCTGATTCAGAAAAACTATCGATGCAATTAGAAAGTGTACTTAGAGAACGCCAATCAATTATTTTTGATATTACAGCCAGAATCGATTTATTACTTGAACAGTCGCGTTATAACGAAGAGCAGCCCAATAGTATTGCTCACTTAGTTTCAGACTTAAAAGAAGTTGATAAAACTTACCGTTATCAGCCAACAGATCTTCACCTTGATAATTTCACTGTTGCGTTAAATACCGCTATAGAAAGTGACGATGTGATCACCCAAAAAGTTCTCTTAAACGTGGGTAAAATCGTTTTTACAAACAACAAAAAAGCGGATGAGTTACTAGCAAATTTAATGCAGCGAGAGTCTGCTATTAATGCATTAACTGCGTATCAGCAAAAGGTTAATTTAGGCGAACAAGCCGACTTTCCGCGTGCCGATGCAGTGGTGTTTTATGGTCCTAAGTTTCAACGTTTCTCGGCTCAATTAGAAACAATAGAAGATCATAAAGCGTTAATGGAGTTTGAAGAGTTTATTAAGTCTGAATCAACAGCATTACCGAATGACTTCTCACTTTTAGTCTCGTTGAGAAAAGAATTATCGAGACGTTACATCAGCACAGCTAACGATTTAATGAAAAAAAGAATGTATAAAGCTGCTGAGCGCTTAGTTGAAAAAAGTGAAGCGATTACTCAGTCTTTAGATAATATGCTTTAA